Part of the Methanobrevibacter boviskoreani JH1 genome is shown below.
GAAGTTGCTTGATTCACTTGGAAAATATAATACAATCCTCTTTGTAACTCACGATGTTTCCGAGGCCACATTCTTAGCAGATCAAATTGTGGTTATGGGAAGACATGGTGGAGAAGTTAAGGATGTAATTGATATTGATATGCCACATCCAAGAAAAAGAAATGATCCTAAATTATTGGCTATTCAGGATAAGATTTCCGAATACTTATAATTTCTAAACCTTTATTTTCTATTTTTAATTCTTTTTTATTGATTTTTTTTATTGGCTATTTCTGTGGGTTTTTTTTTAATTCTTTTTTTATTGATTTTTTTTATTGGCTATTTTTGCTGATTTTTTTTACTTTCCAGTTTTTTCTTAGTTAATCAGTTTTTTTATAGATATTTTGTTGTTTATTCGCTTTTGTTGATTCTTTTTACGTTTCCATTTATTAGTTGCTTAGTTAGTTTTTATTTTTTTTTTTATCAGATATTTTTCCATTTGGCTTAGATTATCTTTTAATTATGTTATTTTAATAATCTGTCATTTATTTGATTATATTAGATATAATTTCTTATATTATTAAATTTAATCTATTAAAATTGTTAAAGTAGAAGCAGGGGATTTTTTCATTAAAAAATTGATTTAATGGATTTTGCTTTTATTAAAATAGTTTAATTGATTTTAGTAGAATTTTTTAATTAATTAAATTAAAAGAACGATTAATAATTATTGTAGTTTATGAAACTATTATAATATTTTTATTCTTCTAATTTATATAATGGATTCAATGTACCATATCTTCCATATTTAATGGAATGATATACATATTCATTAGATTTTTCAATAGATTCTTTTAAATTAAAACCTTTTATTAGATATCCGCAAACTGCAGCGGAAAATGTACAGCCGCTACCATGGGTATTGTCTGTTTCAATTAACTTTTGTTTGAAAATAGAAATATCACCGTCATAAAAGATATTGGTACCGTTTAAGTGTCCCCCTGTAATTATTACATTGGGACCAATCTTTTCGGCAGCCCGGATTCCGTCCTCGATTGAGCGGATTTTAACCTTGGATAGTTTTTCAGCTTCACTTACATTAGGACAAACAAGTATTCCCTTGGGAATTAAGTATTTTTTTAAGTATTTTGTAAAGTTTTCCTCAGATAGCTGTCCCCCTGATGTAGAAACCATTACCGGATCAATTACAATGTTTAGATTATATTCATCTATTTTCTCACTTACAAGTTTGACTACTTTTTTGGAGTATAACATTCCAGTTTTACCATATTTTATTGGGTATTCCTTCAATATACTGTCAATTTGTAGTGATATAAAATCGGTATCAATTTCTTGAATTCCATAGACTTTTGATGGGTTTTGAGCAGTTAATGCAGTTATGACTCCGGTTCCATGGATTCCTAAGGCACTAAATGTTTTGATATCTGTAAGTATTCCGGCTCCTCCGGAGGGATCTAATCCTGCGATTGTAAGTCCTATCATGTTATCATGTTAATTTTTGATTGTTATAAAAAAAATTGAAAATTTATTGATTGTAGCACAATCCTAATATTTGTTTAAAATTATTTAAAAAAAAGAAAATTGAAATTTAAGTGAAATTTAATCATGTTTTAGGTATTAATTTCTCTTAACGTTAAGTATTTTCAAGTGAAATAAATATTTAATTATGTTTTAAATATTAATTTCTTTCAACATTAAGTCTTTCTGGTCCATGGATGGAATGTACACTAATACCTAATTCCCTTAGGTACTCTTTGGTTTTAGTTCCGTCTCCATGTATTAGTATTTCACCTAAATCCTCGGTTGTATTTACATCCATTGCCATAAAGAATGAATCATGTACCATTGGGGTAAAGTTATGTAAATCTGCTTGTTTTACATGTTTGATGAAACTGAAATCGCCAAATTTCATTTCAATTGATAAAGGACTAATAATTAATGTATTAGTTCCCCCTCCTTTTGAAGGTACAATTACAAAGTCCATAAACTGTGTTTGTTGAAGTAACATACCAATATTGGTCTTTCCAATAAGCGGTACATCTGAAGGTAAAATAATAACTTTCTTGGTTTTATCCTTGAGTTCGGTCATTGCCTGGGTTAATGCGTTATTTAAATTGTTACCATCAGGGTTTTCCTCTTCTATTATAGTCTTTACATCCAATTCTTTAGCAAACTCCAAAACCTCATCATCTGAGCTTATGATATAAATATTATCTACATATTCTCTTAACGCATTTGTCACGTCAGTAAGCATAGCCTTTAATAGTTTTTCTCTTTCTTCTAAACTTAAAAAAGGAGATAATCTAGTTTTTGCATTTGAGAATTTACTAACTGGTATTATCGCATCTATTTTATCCATATTATCATCTATTTTATTTAATATGTTTTAGCTACTGAGGCAATATGTTTTGCTTTCTTACCACAGTGTACGCATACTTTATCTGTATCCTCATCAAGGTCCTCACTTGATCCAAGGAAATCCTCGTCACTAATTTTTCCTATTTCCTTTCCACATTCGGTGTCTCCACACCAGTAGAATTCTGTAATGTTTCCTTCTTTAATACTTTCTTTAATGTCTTTTTCATCTTCAACAAGTTTAAGTGATTTATTAAATTTATCCCATGCCTTCTTGTATAGATCGTCATGGATATCATTTAATAGGTCTTTTATGGAGGATACTAAATTGTCGTCAATTGTAAGTTCTGATTTTTCACCATTGTCTCTTCTTACAACAACAATCTTATTTGCTTTTAAGTCTCTTGGTCCAAGTTCTATTCTTAATGGTATGCCCTTGTTTTCAATACTGAAGAATTTTTTACCGGGACGGATATCCCTATCATCAATTTTAACCCTAATATTATCTTTTGATAATG
Proteins encoded:
- the thiD gene encoding bifunctional hydroxymethylpyrimidine kinase/phosphomethylpyrimidine kinase, which produces MIGLTIAGLDPSGGAGILTDIKTFSALGIHGTGVITALTAQNPSKVYGIQEIDTDFISLQIDSILKEYPIKYGKTGMLYSKKVVKLVSEKIDEYNLNIVIDPVMVSTSGGQLSEENFTKYLKKYLIPKGILVCPNVSEAEKLSKVKIRSIEDGIRAAEKIGPNVIITGGHLNGTNIFYDGDISIFKQKLIETDNTHGSGCTFSAAVCGYLIKGFNLKESIEKSNEYVYHSIKYGRYGTLNPLYKLEE
- the cofC gene encoding 2-phospho-L-lactate guanylyltransferase; translated protein: MDKIDAIIPVSKFSNAKTRLSPFLSLEEREKLLKAMLTDVTNALREYVDNIYIISSDDEVLEFAKELDVKTIIEEENPDGNNLNNALTQAMTELKDKTKKVIILPSDVPLIGKTNIGMLLQQTQFMDFVIVPSKGGGTNTLIISPLSIEMKFGDFSFIKHVKQADLHNFTPMVHDSFFMAMDVNTTEDLGEILIHGDGTKTKEYLRELGISVHSIHGPERLNVERN